A genome region from Anopheles stephensi strain Indian chromosome 2, UCI_ANSTEP_V1.0, whole genome shotgun sequence includes the following:
- the LOC118507053 gene encoding serine protease snake-like, with translation MAKICCVRQSYLAGFILFIVCCTSQGQRLAVKKCNEYRKVIRTTHKIIPLLIDPTAHEINVYNCTHELKLIVGGQQARYGEFPHQALLGYPKQSDPSDHEFLCGGTLISEQHVLTAAHCFSDRDPTVVRLGEYDTTFKTYEELQLKIDRIRRHPKYPRSQPYDDIAIIRLERPVLLSKHIRPACLWDSKRRPTSQFVASGFGRVDFFDRELSPTLMKVQLDEFPKDACSGYFRRLRKGLGPGQLCVGSVTPKKDTCQGDSGGPLQLLTNSSTCTYHIVGITSLGGACAYAKSFGIYTEVAHYLDWIEDNVWGANAL, from the exons GGCAAAGACTTGCAGTCAAGA AGTGTAATGAATATCGTAAAGTTATCCGGACGACGCACAAAATCATACCCCTTCTCATCGATCCAACGGCACACGAAATAAATGTGTACAATTGCACGCACGAGCTGAAGTTGATTGTAGGCGGACAGCAGGCACGGTACGGCGAATTCCCCCATCAGGCACTGCTGGGCTACCCGAAGCAGAGCGACCCATCCGACCATGAGTTCCTGTGCGGTGGAACACTGATCAGCGAGCAGCACGTCCTCACGGCAGCTCATTGCTTTTCCGATCGCGATCCAACGGTCGTACGGCTCGGCGAGTATGACACGACGTTCAAGACGTACGAAGAGCTCCAGCTCAAGATCGATCGTATCCGGCGACATCCAAAGTATCCCCGTAGCCAACCGTACGACGATATAGCGATCATCCGGCTCGAACGACCAGTACTGCTGAGCAAACACATCCGGCCAGCCTGTCTGTGGGATTCGAAGCGGCGGCCAACGTCACAGTTCGTTGCGTCCGGGTTTGGGCGGGTTGATTTCTTCGACAGGGAACTGTCCCCTACCCTGATGAAGGTACAGCTGGATGAATTTCCGAAAGACGCTTGCTCGGGATACTTTCGGCGGTTGCGCAAAGGATTGGGGCCAGGTCAGCTGTGTGTCGGTAGTGTTACGCCGAAGAAGGACACCTGCCAAGGGGACTCCGGTGGTCCGTTGCAGCTGTTGACGAACAGTTCGACCTGCACGTATCATATCGTTGGCATTACATCGCTTGGTGGGGCCTGTGCCTATGCGAAGTCGTTCGGGATCTATACGGAAGTGGCACACTATCTCGATTGGATCGAGGATAATGTGTGGGGCGCGAACGCTCTGTGA
- the LOC118507050 gene encoding protein 5NUC, whose translation MARRLTAYVQLAVLLVATFTCGGLAAPKAGDLELIILHNNDMHARFEQTGAHSNECQPSDVASNRCYGGFARVAHKVREYRAAEASGGLPVLYLNAGDTYTGTPWFSVYKDNITAAFLNMLKPDAISLGNHEFDLGVEGLVPFLNEVDFPVLVTNLDLSKTPEMQSTKSLQRSVIFTKAGVRIGVIGYLTPETKQLSPINTVEFLDEIEAINKEATALKEQGVHILIALGHSGLERDKEIAARCPDVDLVIGGHSHTFLYSGSAPDVEEPAGPYPVMVKNAAGKDVPVVQAYAYTKYLGYLHLMFDAEGNLIELDGSPLLLNGTVQRDSDVLQLLELYRPGIVALDEQIGRSNVFLDSSRCRFEECNIGNMIADSLVITHATTREQSNDGYWTDAAIGFIQGGGIRASINAGPITMKDLKTVLPFGNAMVVTEITGTQLRQMLETSVHRYDGVSGYGEFLQMAGVNVEYDLARPPMQRVLHVKVRCARCQVPAYEDLKDDEHYRVLLSQFLYDGGDGYDMLPNSPKELLTFGEYEITEEYLKRYSPIYPAIEWRIRMEGQPAVTTTDGPGAGTTTMMTTSTTEDSGAARVYGVTISTIGMMLLPVLLTYV comes from the exons ATGGCACGGAGACTAACAGCGTACGTGCAGCTCgcagtgctgctggtggcaacGTTCACCTGTGGTGGACTTGCTGCACCGAAGGCGGGAGATTTGGAGCTTATCATACTGCACAACAACGACATGCACGCCCGGTTCGAGCAAACCGGCGCGCATAGCAACGAGTGTCAACCGTCCGATGTCGCTAGCAACCGCTGTTACGGCGGATTTGCCCGCGTTGCGCACAA AGTCCGCGAATACCGAGCGGCTGAAGCATCCGGTGGCCTTCCGGTGCTGTATCTCAATGCCGGCGATACCTACACCGGTACGCCCTGGTTTTCGGTGTACAAGGACAACATAACGGCTGCCTTCCTGAACATGCTGAAACCCGATGCGATC TCCCTCGGCAATCATGAGTTCGATCTGGGTGTGGAGGGCTTAGTTCCGTTCCTGAACGAAGTCGACTTTCCGGTGCTCGTCACCAACCTCGACCTATCCAAAACGCCCGAAATGCAATCGACCAAATCCCTGCAGCGATCGGTCATCTTTACGAAGGCGGGCGTACGGATCGGTGTTATCGGTTATCTGACGCCCGAAACTAAGCAACTGTCACCGATCAATACGGTCGAGTTTTTGGATGAAATCGAAGCGATCAA CAAAGAGGCAACGGCATTGAAGGAGCAAGGCGTGCACATTCTGATTGCCCTCGGCCACAGTGGATTGGAACGCGATAAAGAAATTGCTGCCAGGTGTCCGGATGTGGATCTCGTCATCGGTGGCCATTCCCATACGTTCCTTTACAGTGGGTCCGCACCGGACGTTGAGGAACCGGCCGGTCCGTACCCGGTGATGGTGAAGAATGCTGCCGGAAAGGATGTCCCTGTGGTGCAGGCATATGCCTACACCAAGTATCTCGGCTATCTGCACCTTATGTTCGACGCGGAAGGCAACCTGATCGAGCTGGACGGAAGCCCGCTACTGTTGAACGGTACGGTACAGCGAGACTCCGACGTACTGCAGCTGCTGGAGCTGTACCGGCCCGGCATAGTGGCGCTGGACGAACAGATTGGACGCTCGAACGTGTTTCTCGACTCAAGCCGGTGTCGGTTTGAGGAATGTAATATCGGCAACATGATTGCCGATTCGCTCGTCATTACGCATGCGACGACACGCGAACAGAGCAACGATGGGTACTGGACGGATGCCGCCATCGGGTTCATACAGGGAGGCGGTATCCGGGCGTCCATTAACGCCGGCCCAATCACCATGAAGGACCTGAAGACGGTGCTCCCGTTCGGCAATGCGATGGTGGTGACGGAAATTACGGGCACGCAGCTACGCCAAATGCTCGAAACGAGTGTCCACCGGTACGATGGTGTTTCCGGGTACGGAGAGTTCCTGCAGATGGCGGGCGTAAACGTAGAGTACGATCTAGCGCGACCTCCGATGCAGCGCGTACTTCACGTGAAGGTGCGCTGCGCCCGGTGCCAAGTGCCCGCGTACGAGGATCTGAAAGACGACGAGCACTACCGTGTGCTGTTGAGCCAGTTCCTGTACGATGGAGGCGATGGGTACGATATGCTACCGAACTCACCGAAAGAATTGCTCACGTTCGGTGAGTATGAAATTACGGAAGAGTACCTGAAGCGGTACTCACCCATCTATCCAGCGATCGAGTGGCGTATCCGCATGGAAGGACAGCCGGCCGTCACAACAACGGACGGTCCGGGAGCGGGCACTACCACCATGATGACCACCAGCACGACCGAGGACAGTGGAGCTGCACGTGTGTACGGCGTAACGATTTCCACCATCGGAATGATGCTATTACCGGTACTGTTGACCTACGTGTAG
- the LOC118507055 gene encoding serine protease snake-like, giving the protein MANKAFRAVFAAVLLLCLHEVHGLRLAEQKCQEYRKIVSSLKPKVTGRTNDYKTPPNGTPAKDGEFPHQVRVGQWFYEDEDDTAFILRCSGALISDRYVLVSGHCFWTMGDKTVSLGRHDYTRNSSLPELLIERDDLVLHPSFDELTKASYNDIGLLRLNEPVTFTSHIYPACLWTEDDTQLPQKFTVTGFTTGKLVNDTQDTRLVKVQMSSVPNERCTQEYAGTDYYPQGVTDALLCLESPVEWKASCEGDGGGLVQTLDGELYRLIGLEAKGHECDELHQKYTYTKVQKQLDWIERVVWGS; this is encoded by the exons ATGGCCAACAAAGCATTCCGTGCTGTGTTTGCAGCTGTACTGCTGTTGTGTCTGCACGAAGTTCATG GACTTCGTTTGGCGGAACAAA AATGTCAGGAGTATCGGAAGATCGTTTCCTCTTTAAAGCCCAAGGTGACAGGTAGGACGAACGACTACAAAACACCTCCGAACGGAACGCCAGCAAAGGACGGCGAATTCCCTCATCAGGTGCGCGTCGGTCAATGGTTCTACGAGGACGAAGACGATACGGCCTTCATTTTGCGGTGCAGTGGCGCACTGATTAGTGATCGCTACGTACTCGTATCGGGCCACTGTTTCTGGACGATGGGTGACAAAACGGTATCGCTCGGACGCCACGATTACACACGCAACTCATCCCTTCCGGAGCTATTGATTGAAAGGGACGATCTGGTTCTGCATCCATCCTTTGACGAGCTAACGAAGGCATCGTACAACGACATTGGTTTGCTTCGCCTTAACGAACCAGTCACCTTTACCTCGCACATCTATCCGGCCTGTCTGTGGACGGAGGACGACACGCAACTACCGCAAAAGTTTACAGTAACAGGGTTTACGACTGGCAAGTTGG TGAACGACACTCAGGATACGCGTTTGGTTAAGGTACAGATGAGCAGCGTTCCGAATGAACGATGTACACAGGAGTATGCTGGTACCGACTACTACCCGCAGGGAGTCACTGACGCATTGCTCTGCCTGGAGTCTCCCGTAGAATGGAAAGCATCGTGCGAAGGAGACGGTGGTGGCCTGGTGCAAACGCTCGATGGCGAGCTGTATAGGCTTATCGGTCTCGAAGCCAAGGGTCACGAGTGTGATGAGCTGCACCAGAAGTATACCTACACCAAGGTACAGAAGCAGCTGGATTGGATCGAGCGCGTCGTTTGGGGTTCGTAA
- the LOC118507054 gene encoding serine protease snake-like: MDKPSMVIVVILGLCCCIVEGRLATEKCEEYQNVIVNRQFLIPLTLQPKPIEFEVYNCTNVIQLIVGGEEAKHGEFPHHALLGFPKEDNPDKLEFSCGGTLISDQHVLTAAHCFERVTPTVVRLGEYNTEVEKPDEYESDIDSVRKHPNYRFSRSYDDIALVKLKYPILLSKHIRPACLWETEQRNVTSYIATGFGHTEAYNPVQSTVMLKVQLEEFPVGDCSQAFHGVRKFKSGIKDGQLCIGSRVKGRDTCQGDSGGPIQVVTNSKSCTYAVVAITSTGGICGVGKAVYTKVSHYIDWIEDNVWGANAM; encoded by the exons ATGGATAAACCATCGATGGTGATAGTGGTAATACTGGGCTTGTGCTGCTGTATCGTTGAAG GACGACTGGCCACAGAGA AATGTGAAGAATATCAGAATGTCATCGTTAATCGACAGTTCCTGATACCGCTTACGCTTCAGCCCAAGCCGATCGAGTTCGAAGTGTATAACTGCACGAACGTTATCCAGCTGATTGTCGGTGGTGAAGAGGCGAAGCATGGCGAGTTTCCCCATCACGCCTTGCTTGGCTTCCCGAAGGAGGACAACCCGGATAAACTCGAGTTCAGTTGCGGCGGTACGCTCATCAGCGATCAGCACGTCCTGACGGCGGCCCATTGCTTCGAGAGGGTGACACCGACGGTGGTTCGTCTCGGCGAGTATAACACCGAAGTTGAAAAACCGGACGAGTATGAGAGTGACATCGACAGTGTCCGGAAACATCCGAACTATAGATTCTCGCGCTCGTACGATGACATTGCGCTGGTGAAGCTGAAGTACCCGATTTTGCTGTCGAAACACATCCGACCGGCTTGCTTGTGGGAAACGGAGCAGCGTAATGTAACGAGCTACATTGCGACCGGATTCGGACATACCGAGGCTTACAACCCCGTACAGTCCACGGTGATGCTGAAGGTACAGTTGGAGGAGTTTCCGGTCGGTGATTGTTCCCAGGCTTTCCATGGTGTTCGAAAGTTCAAGAGTGGCATCAAGGATGGGCAGCTGTGTATTGGAAGTAGGGTGAAGGGACGGGACACGTGCCAGGGTGACTCGGGTGGCCCGATACAGGTGGTGACCAATTCGAAAAGCTGTACGTACGCCGTGGTTGCTATCACGTCGACGGGTGGTATCTGTGGCGTAGGGAAAGCCGTGTACACGAAGGTGTCGCATTATATCGACTGGATCGAGGACAATGTGTGGGGTGCTAATGCGATGTAA